The Klebsiella sp. RHBSTW-00484 genome includes a window with the following:
- the cytR gene encoding DNA-binding transcriptional regulator CytR encodes MKPKKQVVAATMKDVAEKANVSTATVSRALMNPDKVSQSTRNRVEQAALEVGYLPQSLGRNMKRNESRTILVIVPDICDPFFSEIIRGIEVTAAEQEYLVLIGDCAHQNRQEKTFIDLIITKQIDGMLLLGSRLPFDAGVEEQRNLPPMVMANEFAPELELPTVHIDNLTAAFNAVNYLQELGHHRIGCIAGPEEMPLCHYRLQGYVQALRRSGMTVDPHYIARGNFTYEAGANALEQLLALPVPPTAVFCHSDIMALGALSLAKRRGLKVPDDLSIIGFDNISLSEFCDPPLTTVAQPRFDIGREAMLLLLDQLHGHNVSSGSRLLDCELIVRGSTRKIRT; translated from the coding sequence GTGAAGCCCAAAAAACAGGTGGTTGCCGCCACGATGAAAGACGTTGCCGAGAAGGCAAACGTCTCTACGGCAACTGTATCCCGAGCGTTAATGAACCCCGATAAGGTTTCGCAGAGCACCCGTAACCGGGTAGAACAGGCGGCGCTTGAAGTCGGCTATTTACCACAATCGCTCGGGCGCAACATGAAGCGCAATGAGTCGCGCACTATCCTGGTGATTGTGCCGGATATTTGCGATCCCTTTTTTAGCGAGATCATTCGCGGCATCGAAGTCACCGCTGCGGAACAAGAGTATCTGGTGCTGATTGGCGATTGCGCTCATCAGAACCGTCAGGAAAAAACCTTTATCGATCTGATTATTACCAAGCAGATCGACGGTATGCTGCTGCTGGGTTCGCGCCTGCCCTTCGATGCGGGTGTAGAAGAACAGCGCAATCTGCCGCCGATGGTGATGGCTAATGAGTTTGCTCCTGAGCTGGAGCTACCGACAGTGCATATCGATAACCTTACCGCCGCGTTCAACGCCGTTAACTATCTGCAGGAACTGGGGCACCACCGCATTGGCTGTATCGCCGGTCCGGAAGAGATGCCGCTTTGCCATTACCGCCTGCAAGGCTACGTCCAGGCGCTGCGGCGCAGCGGAATGACAGTCGATCCACACTATATCGCTCGTGGTAATTTTACCTATGAAGCCGGAGCCAACGCGCTGGAACAGCTTCTGGCATTACCAGTACCGCCAACGGCCGTCTTCTGCCATAGCGATATTATGGCGTTGGGCGCACTCTCGCTGGCGAAACGTCGCGGGCTGAAAGTTCCTGACGATCTGTCTATTATTGGCTTTGATAACATCTCTTTGTCTGAATTTTGCGATCCGCCATTGACGACCGTCGCGCAACCGCGTTTTGATATTGGCCGCGAAGCGATGCTGCTTTTGCTGGATCAGTTGCACGGGCACAACGTCAGCAGCGGTTCTCGATTACTCGACTGCGAGCTCATCGTTCGCGGCAGTACGCGCAAAATCCGAACATAA
- the ftsN gene encoding cell division protein FtsN: MAQRDYVRRSQPASSRRKKSNPRSSRNKQSGFSAVSPTMVAIAAAVLVAFIGGLYFITHHKKEEAEALQNRQATGNGLPPKPEERWRYIKELESRQPGVRAPTEPTAGGEVMKPEQLTNEQRQLLAQMQADMRQQPTQLTEVPWNEQTPAQRQQTLQRQRLAQQQVQQQQLAQTQQQTQVQQPRTQPRVVEQPKQVQQPKQTASTQQPYQDLLQTPAHTNTAQPKTQAAAPVTRVEEAPKTAATEKKDDRSWMIQCGSFKGAEQAETVRAQLAFEGFSSHITTNNGWNRVVIGPLKGKDNASNMIERLKMAGHANCIRLAARG; the protein is encoded by the coding sequence GTGGCACAACGAGATTATGTACGCCGCAGCCAACCGGCTTCTTCGCGGCGCAAAAAGAGCAATCCCCGAAGCTCAAGGAACAAGCAAAGCGGCTTTTCAGCGGTTTCGCCCACTATGGTTGCGATCGCGGCGGCAGTGCTGGTGGCTTTTATCGGTGGACTGTACTTCATCACGCACCACAAAAAAGAAGAAGCTGAAGCGCTGCAAAATCGCCAGGCAACAGGTAACGGTTTACCGCCGAAGCCGGAAGAACGCTGGCGCTATATTAAAGAGCTGGAAAGTCGCCAGCCTGGCGTTCGTGCGCCTACTGAACCGACAGCTGGCGGTGAAGTCATGAAGCCGGAACAGCTGACTAACGAACAGCGCCAGCTGCTGGCGCAAATGCAGGCCGATATGCGTCAGCAGCCCACGCAGCTGACCGAAGTGCCGTGGAATGAACAAACCCCGGCGCAGCGCCAGCAAACGCTGCAGCGTCAACGTCTGGCTCAGCAGCAGGTGCAACAACAGCAGTTAGCACAGACCCAACAGCAAACTCAGGTTCAGCAGCCGCGAACTCAGCCACGAGTTGTGGAGCAACCCAAACAGGTACAGCAGCCGAAGCAAACCGCGTCAACCCAGCAGCCGTATCAGGATTTGCTGCAAACGCCAGCGCATACCAATACCGCGCAGCCTAAAACGCAGGCTGCCGCACCGGTGACCCGCGTCGAGGAAGCACCGAAAACTGCCGCGACGGAGAAAAAAGACGATCGCAGTTGGATGATTCAGTGCGGGTCCTTTAAAGGCGCTGAGCAGGCGGAAACCGTTCGCGCGCAGCTGGCATTTGAAGGCTTTTCCTCGCACATCACCACCAATAACGGCTGGAACCGGGTAGTGATCGGGCCACTGAAAGGCAAAGACAACGCCAGCAACATGATTGAACGCCTGAAGATGGCCGGACACGCAAACTGCATTCGTCTCGCCGCCAGGGGTTGA
- the hslV gene encoding ATP-dependent protease subunit HslV, producing MTTIVSVRRNGHVVIAGDGQATLGNTVMKGNVKKVRRLYNDKVIAGFAGGTADAFTLFELFERKLEMHQGHLVKAAVELAKDWRTDRMLRKLEALLAVADENSSLIITGNGDVVQPENDLIAIGSGGPYAQAAARALLENTELGARDIAEKALNIAGDICIYTNHFHTIEELTSKA from the coding sequence GTGACTACAATTGTAAGTGTTCGCCGTAACGGCCATGTCGTTATTGCCGGTGATGGCCAGGCTACACTGGGCAACACCGTAATGAAGGGCAACGTGAAGAAAGTTCGCCGTCTGTACAACGACAAAGTGATCGCAGGCTTTGCTGGCGGCACCGCTGACGCCTTCACCCTATTCGAACTGTTTGAACGTAAGCTCGAAATGCATCAAGGCCACCTGGTGAAAGCCGCCGTTGAACTGGCGAAAGACTGGCGTACCGATCGCATGCTGCGCAAACTGGAGGCGCTTCTGGCCGTGGCTGACGAAAACTCATCGCTTATCATCACCGGTAATGGTGACGTTGTGCAGCCAGAAAACGACCTGATTGCTATCGGCTCCGGCGGTCCTTACGCCCAGGCCGCAGCCCGCGCCCTGCTGGAAAATACCGAACTGGGCGCACGCGATATCGCAGAGAAAGCGTTGAATATTGCAGGTGATATCTGCATATATACCAACCACTTCCATACCATCGAAGAATTGACCTCCAAAGCGTAA